One genomic segment of Drosophila willistoni isolate 14030-0811.24 chromosome 2R unlocalized genomic scaffold, UCI_dwil_1.1 Seg200, whole genome shotgun sequence includes these proteins:
- the LOC6641520 gene encoding uncharacterized protein LOC6641520, whose amino-acid sequence MSKRQQERQRLQRKVRANLPHRTFREIKFDRDEIRQTIEPLSYNEARRQRGPIYEALEDELYREGCRQLPEFLRCLADKEKTLYESVIIRDRISDDRPLLYAVIDKLKEAELAYIRDKHKSFKQSFTLFYETMLLLEPYKQKYEYALNAIMENLVSLCHKTQGQERDAAEMIARIYFTYGEYLERMQQRVNAISYLQITIDLVRGHVWTAVRDMPPGSFTLHELVAQKLARQLLLYGKQIVRHQPEEAIALARRATILVAEIGRQQNLDIFCETFMERAYFLMESSNYHGAHQCLEQIRPTVIACTEYRFVKLNIKFYLLAGQCAENFENPDKAISSYKKALRLSRLYNDQKSEANILLHLGKIFAKDTQKLCLAKKCYEQAKHIYIDFNDMISKKMVNYLLAKLMADEITPLYMAMLKASTKQYCAFFNLRQWKNRCRPFWKKLGDEIKKQESEDIYCLLDEEKPDPSREESGFPNEDRHFFKVEDS is encoded by the exons ATGTCAAAGCGCCAACAGGAACGGCAGAGGCTACAGCGAAAAGTTCGTGCCAACTTGCCACATCGTACATTTCGTGAAATCAAATTCGATCGTGATGAGATACGTCAGACGATTGAACCATTGAGCTACAATGAGGCACGTCGCCAGCGTGGACCCATCTATGAGGCACTCGAAGATGAGCTCTATCGTGAAGGCTGCCGCCAATTGCCAGAGTTTCTACGTTGTCTGGCCGATAAGGAGAAAACCCTCTACGAGTCTGTCATTATACGTGATCGCATAAGCGATGATCGTCCGTTGCTCTATGCAGTGATTGATAAACTAAAAGAAGCCGAGCTGGCATATATACGTGATAAACACAAGAGTTTCAAGCAAAGCTTCACCTTGTTCTATGAGACAATGCTACTGCTGGAACCGTATAAGCAAAAATATGAGTATGCTTTGAATGCGATAATGGAGAATTTGGTATCGTTGTGTCACAAGACCCAGGGTCAAGAACGAGATGCTGCCGAGATGATAGCACGCATCTATTTCACCTATGGCGAGTATCTAGAACGTATGCAACAGAGAGTGAATGCCATAAGCTATTTGCAAATAACCATTGACTTGGTACGTGGTCATGTTTGGACAGCGGTCAGGGATATGCCACCGGGTAGTTTCACTCTACACGAATTGGTGGCCCAAAAATTGGCACGACAATTGCTTCTTTATGGCAAACAGATTGTACGCCATCAACCCGAGGAGGCAATAGCATTGGCCAGGCGAGCCACTATACTTGTAGCCGAAA TTGGCAGACAACAGAATTTGGATATATTCTGTGAGACTTTCATGGAACGAGCCTATTTTCTTATGGAATCGAGCAACTATCATGGTGCCCATCAATGTCTAGAACAAATACGACCCACGGTTATAGCCTGTACCGAATATCGGTTTGTCAAGCTGAATATCAAGTTCTATCTACTAGCTGGTCAATGCGCTGAAAA TTTTGAAAATCCTGACAAGGCCATATCCAGCTATAAGAAGGCCTTACGTCTCTCTCGACTCTACAATGATCAAAAAAGTGAGGCTAATATTTTACTTCATTTGGGTAAAATCTTTGCCAAAGATACACAAAAACTTTGTCTTGCCAAGAAATGCTATGAGCAGGCCAAACacatttatattgactttAATGATATGATTAGCAAGAAAATGGTCAACTATTTGTTGGCTAAACTCATGGCCGATGAAATAACTCCCTTGTATATGGCCATGCTGAAGGCATCTACCAAACAATATTGCGCCTTCTTTAATCTGCGGCAATGGAAAAATCGCTGCCGACCATTCTGGAAGAAATTGGGCGATGAGATCAAGAAACAGGAATCCGAGGATATCTATTGCCTTCTAGATGAAGAGAAACCAGATCCTAGCAGGGAGGAGTCTGGTTTTCCCAATGAAGATCGACATTTTTTTAAGGTAGAAGATTCTTGA